The nucleotide sequence CTGAGAAAGCGTATTTTTAAATGGAAAAGGAATCTCAGATGCTAAAATAAACTTATTCATTATGATTTAAATATAATCAATTGCAGTAACTAAGTCATCGCAATTGTACGAATATTATATTAGTTATTCTTcagatattttttatatttgtctCTGGACGATAGAGACTCAGgtatttaaaattcaaataaactTTGAGAATGAGACGCAATTCAATCTTCAAAGAGAATAATTCTCCACTTATTTTCTGAAGCACTTGTCTCACTGTCATTCTGTTTACTACTGAAAccaacttaaaaataaatttcatattgTAAGCAAATTTGGCTTTATTGAGTTACCTCTGCTAGTAATTCAGGATCTGAAATTGTCTGCTCCTCGTCAACTTCCACTCCATCGAGTTTCAGCTAACAAAACACGGCGCAACATTACTTGGTGTCAAGCAAGAAGAAACAACTAACAATATAAAAGTAAAGAAAGTGATGGAAAGCCTGTTGCgacacatttaatttatttgtttctaagatcaaaagaaaaatttccTCATCACATATCACAGGTATATCAATCATCACCATTGAACTTTTCATATGTTCAAAATTTGTGGAGATTTCCGCTACCATAACTATGCATCATCAATTTGAATCTTGGCGATGAAATATGCTTACCATGTAAATTGCTCTTGACAAAGGTTTGCTAAGTGTACGATATGCATCAATCACCCTTGCAGATTGTTCAGCAGCATAATCTCTTTCTTCCTGACCAATTGAGATgaacaaacaaattttgttagtCTCTCCGAAAACACCTCAACACATTCAACCTTTACTACCTTCCTTGCCCCAAATCTTTGAAACAAAAAGAGATATGACAAAGACATCGGGagtatgaaataaaaagaagaaaggatATCCCCGTAAGAAGACAAACCTGAGATTTTGAATGCACCAAATCAGGATGTAGTTTCTTTTGCCACTCCTTGTATTTCCCCTCCAAATCGATACCCCCTACGTCATACTTCCTCTCCCtgtattaaatttaaaagaaaaaaatttacttttcagtTTCTCTACTTATATATAGTACTATCCAGACAATAACAAATCAATAGATTTCTTTTCCTCCATCCCAACAACTTTAAACCATATATTGAAAGTCGCAATGGAACTCGAGTCAGAACTATAATAGACACGCAATTATGTCATATAAGAGAATACAATTTCTAGTAAGCCACCAAATTTGTCATTGATTTTGTAGGACGAtctcaaattggtccttgaGATTATAAACATGTCAAAAGATCCCCGACTCTGTCAAATTGTACTCATGTTAGAGACTAAATTGCTAGTTGGTGGTTAAATACAAGAACCAAATTGATAGTAAGTGATTAAAATACAGAGACATAATTGATAGTGAGTGGTTAAATATAGGGATCAATTCGACAATTTAATAGAGTCAAGGACCTTCttgaaatattcataatctcGCAAACATATTTGAGAGCTTTCTACAAAGTTAAGGACTAGTTTGATCGTTTACTTATACAATTTCCTCTTGCAGTTTGATGAAACAcattgcataaacatacatgtataaaaactttgaaaataaacaaattaataacctaagattaaaaataaacaaacatgaaTTTCCTATAAATTATCAAGTTTCAACTTCCTAAGTAAAACATTATGTGCTTCAACTCAACAAATTACAACAAACCCACTATttatcaaccaataaaaatcaaaactttgttCACAATTTCAACACCCAAGGGCagaagaacaaaaacaaaataagagaaaCTTACAatccaaaaatatcaaaatagtcatTTGAACGATCAACAGGTTGAATACAGCGACACGACTGGCAGAACAAGAAAGGTGTTGATTGAGGAACAGCATGACAATTCCAGCATGTTGGTTGAAAATTCTGCTCAGGTTTTGAACATAAACTTTTTCTGCAAAATCTTAGAGACCCAGGTGAAGAATAATCGTAATTATGATATAGATGATGAGTATGATACGGTGTAAAGGGTGGTGATGGAGATTGAGGTTTAAGGTGAGGTAATAGACGTTGAGGAATCGAGGTTAAGGTTCGTGTTCGTGTGAAGTTGAAGAAGGTTGAAAGAGGTTTGGTGAGAAATTTCTTTGTCATTGTTGAAGAAGTAATTGAAGATTCCTGAAATTTGGGAGGGTGAAGAAATAAAGAATGAGTTTAGGAGACAAGTTAGATTCGGTGACAGAACACTAACACTTGATTTATTTGGTTTGTATCTGATACTTGTACGATGATAGTTTGTGCGACGTGTTTGGTTGACAAGTTTTTTCAAACAGTTGGTaggttgtaacttgtaagggGAAGCGGGTAACCAGATTGTGTACAAGTACTATTGGTGAGGGACTCTAAACCATGaggtattttttttactatcatCTCGTCCATTTTTAAATGAGTGTCGTGTATAGTATTTGTGGTGTCTTTCATTTGTGTGGTTGTTATGGTCTAGATGTGGACAGTCTTTCTGACTTCCCTCGTGATCCAACAATGGTATCAGAGTTTGGTTCGACGAAGGGTACAACTGACTCCTTGGGTTTGAAGTCTTCCTGACACAGTCGGTTCCGTTGCGAAGAAAGCAACAACGGTAGTACAAGCAAGCATTTGCGGATGATCGGTTTTGTTGCGAAGAAAGCAGCAACAAAAGTACAAGCAAGTAATTGCAGATAAAAGAGCTTTCGCTTGAGGGAAAGCACGATGAATTGATGGGCTCACaattgagggggagtgttgtgtgcaagtgtaaGTTATATGTTAGACATCTCAAAGAAAAGTGGAAGTTGAACATTTTATAAGTGAGAGGGCTCATAAACTCATTGTCTTAAGATTTTGGATAAAAGTGTGGCGTGTCTCTCACTTATGAGGTTGTTCAGGCCTAGATGTGGGCAGTTCCGCTGACTCCCCTCGTAACCACTCAAATTAAAACATcaataatgttttaaaaaagaatgacatttttaacaaactaaCATTATTTATTAgtgattgtaaaaaaaacattatttattagTGGTGTATTTCtatcatcataaataaaaagtgaatATAATTCTTTGGATGTACTatattccataatttttttagggtagtaacaaaaaaaaacaaataataaaaagaaataatcttgtattgaaaagtgtaaattacattcattttaatttttgtttgtttgttaaaataCACTCGATTTGAACGGTTGAAGTATTTAGAGTGTTTGGATGATACAATTGAAAATTTAGATGAACTCAAATGATTTCcttgaattgaattgatttttaaatatcTTGTTTGGGTAGagtaataaaaacaatattgttAAGATCGTCGTGTAAAATGGGTGAAGCCAAACAAAGGTCGTTTTAAATGTAATATTGTTGCATCTTTTTTTGAGCATTTGAATAAGGTTGGATTAGGGATGTGTATGAGAGATGAAAATGGTACTTTTGTTTTGGCTAAACAAGAATATTTCAGCCCCATCTGTGAGGTACACATTGAAGAAGTTCTAGGACTTTTATTTGCATTGGATTGGGTTCATGAGCTAAATATAGGACCTGTGAATTTTGAACTAGACGCAAAGAGAGTGGTGGATAGCTTTAATTCCCAAAATTGTGATGCTATGGAATTTGGGAACATCATTAGTCATTGTAAATCTCTTtgtattaatttttatgaaaactcAAGTGTCGGGTTTGTACGGAGACAAGCAAACAAGGCAGCTCATATGTTAGCTAAAGCGGCTTTGTTATTAGCTAGTTTTCAAATTTGTGTTGAAATACCAGATTGTATTGATCACATGTTgataaatgaaatgcaatagttttattcctctaaaaaaaaattggacaacttttataaactttaaaatatttagataaagtttgaaattagaaaaataagtaCCGATTTGAAATTTGGAATCTTTGGTTTTTATGTATCATTAGAAATTTCCTATATTTGGTTTcgacaaaatattttataaattttcattgttttgaaaattctccaatataatcatataaacagtgtaacttttttttgaattggcaaatattattaaacgccATCCCGCAAGATGCAAGGTATGGAcgaaacaagatacaaatggtGCTGCATATAGACGGTACACCATAACCACATAAAAACACCCCTAGAGATAAACACACCAAAACACATCACCACCTAAAGTAgactccaaaaaaaacaagcacTGTAAACACGGTATCCACCACCGcccatcgtcactactcacccACAAATAACACCCT is from Medicago truncatula cultivar Jemalong A17 chromosome 1, MtrunA17r5.0-ANR, whole genome shotgun sequence and encodes:
- the LOC25483661 gene encoding iron-sulfur cluster co-chaperone protein HscB homolog; translation: MTKKFLTKPLSTFFNFTRTRTLTSIPQRLLPHLKPQSPSPPFTPYHTHHLYHNYDYSSPGSLRFCRKSLCSKPEQNFQPTCWNCHAVPQSTPFLFCQSCRCIQPVDRSNDYFDIFGLERKYDVGGIDLEGKYKEWQKKLHPDLVHSKSQEERDYAAEQSARVIDAYRTLSKPLSRAIYMLKLDGVEVDEEQTISDPELLAEIMEIREAVEEATNSEALNHIRSEMQEKMQSWSNAFADAFQRRDFEEAKNAIRRMIYYTRVIEEVVKKL